The Harmonia axyridis chromosome 3, icHarAxyr1.1, whole genome shotgun sequence nucleotide sequence tttattgatatttttgctCATCCTTTATCAAGACTTAatctattttgttgaaaaagAGGAGATATTAAACATATGTGAAATATTTGCATTTTTTATATTGCTTattccgtttttgagatatctgaaatattaatttgaagtttaaaactaataaaaatttaaaataattttttctcaaattgaatGACAATATCAAACGATTTCCTTCGTATTTTTTAAAGAATTTCAACTTATAAACAGTTTAtggacaattcaaaaaatatgcaCACCCAGGTGAATGATAATGATAACCAAAAGAAAAGcatcaattattatttaattattataagagtaatgaaaaaaccaaataatTCTGTGAGCTATGTAGATCATTTTTGGGCAAGGCTATGGAGGATAGAGATAAGGAGAACAATTTTCCCGTTTCAAAAGTGTCCGTTGAACTGACCCAAATTGGTGGCGCTAGTGAAGCTGGAGGGTGACACCAAACAAGAGGAATATCTTTTCTATGTCTTTGACACTAAAGATTCAAATCTCCGAATAGGTTAACTCGCCGTttactttcaaataaatttatgaatttgtaaatcagaaattatggCATCAAGATCTGAAATGTCGCTAGCATTTTTTGAAGGACATGACAAGgaaattaaaatagaaaataagGAAGCAGCAATTGAAAATATCACGAGTGAAAAGAGAAAATTATTAGTGGTATTAGTTAATGAGTGAGTATCAATATCATTAATTTTTGTCTTCACCTTAAAAACCCAACCCAGTTTTCAGTAGTTTATATGTTGTGTGAGGTAACACCTTTCATTTAGAACGAATAATTTTCATAACATTAATTTTATCGCAAAAGtgaatattattttctgaaaaacagatattattaacaataaaaaatgagttgaaataagctatatacatataatatccTCAAAAATTCAAGGCAAAAGTACAGAGACTGCAATATTCAACATCCTACAAAATATAATTCTTTCCCCTAAGAAAGGAGAAACTCCATGAGGTCTCTTTCTTGACTTTTTTGAAGTCTTAGATTGCGTTGACCGTAGGTTCTTGTTgtcgaaatttaaaaaatgtggCATTGAAGGTATTCCACTCAAACTTTTTCAGAGCTACCTCACGAACAGGAAACAAGTTGTTATTTTGAGCAATGAAAATCGACATATCGAATCATTAGAGGGGATTAGTTTAAGAGGAGTACCACaaagtacaattttattttttccttcaaataatACAATTTGATTCCGTTAATAATCTCTCTATCATAATCAATCTCTTTCTATTGATGATCATTTTTCTGATGTTTGCAGAAACGCAGTTAAAACACTGATATCAATTCAAACATCATCTGTCATTAGAAGTGAAGCTGAAACTATTTCATCCTAACAACAATAGGATTTAGTAATCGAATGTTCACGAAAAATTTCCTGAGGAATGTAGGTATCCTTGGTTTGTTGAAAAAAGatgttttataatatttctttatctcCCAATCATcagatttcactgaaatataGTTAGTATAGGACATTGATAAGGTCAATTATAACAAAATTCAGCAAAGTAGCTTTTAAACAGGAGaaataataaagttattattctGATTCAATAAACATCTGAaccacaaaatatttttcagagaaTAGGATCATTTGTTCCTTatttttttggttatttcaagGGAGGTTTAAAGAAACGCCAAGTTAAGTAAATAAAAAGACTCAATTTTTGTGAGCTGATAAGTTAATTGCAAAAAAGTGgggcaattatttttttataattgcaGGTTCATCTGAAATAGAATTTGATTGCAGACTGTTCATATTCCATGATTCTGTGCAGATATACATATAGCAGTATATGTTTAATATTGGAAGAGAAAAAATCGAAACTTCCAAACATGCATTTATTGCTTTTATCTGCTTTTTGTTTTCTCAAGAAAAATTCCGATAAGTGTGAAAATGACCTTTTGTGATCAATATATTTTCATGGTATAGTTTTACTATTACTCAATTGGCCATTTATAAAGATTATTCTGTTCTATATTAACTTATTTTAATCCATGctgaatattaataaaatacctcaaataaaatttcagaaaaaaattgaaaccctGCGATAATTAAAATGATCCACTAATATATTGAACTTTAACAACCTCTTCAGCTAACCCATTTCCATTTGTGTTTTATTACATTAAATCAACAAATTATCCATTCTAGTGTTCAGAATATAATCTCTGgaaatgtaaaatctgaagatGTGGATATAGTTGAACAGTTCATTGATAATAATGGCGTACATGAAAGAGAACCATACAtttcagaatatgaaagaaatgaaatcaaaagcGTTCACAATTTCGATGAAACAGAACAACATGAAGTCTCAGTGAACCATGAAGAACCATCAGTCCATTTGATAATGAAGAAACATAAGTGTAACTTCTGTGGGTTCACTGCAATCTTGAAATCAGACCTCCAAaaacatatagattctgtccatttgaaggaaaaaaactaCAAGTGCGACCTATGTCAATATGCTTCAGCTCGTAGAGAAAATCTCAAAGTACATAttgattctgttcatttgaaattaagaaaacataaatgtcacaTATGTGAGTATGCTTCGACTTTGAAAGTGGTCCTCAAAAGACATATAGATtcagttcatttgaataaaaaagaacataaatgtccgTTATGTCATTATGCTACAAACTTGTCATCAGTCCTCAAAATacatatagattctgttcatgtggacaaaaaaaaatataattgtcACTTTTGCGATTTTGGTTCACCTCTTAAAGGagttttgaaaaaacatttagattgtgttcatttgaaaaaaagagaaCATAAGTGCaacttatgtgagtatgctgcaagcCAAAAAGTGGATCTTAAAAAACATATAGATGCTATTcactacaataaaaaaaattatatttgtcaCTTGTGTGAACACGCTACAAACCATAAGACGGATCTCAAGAAACATATTGCtaatattcatttgaataaaaaagaacatgtttgtcacttatgtgagtatgctaCAAACTACAAAAAATCTCTCCAAAACCATATAGACTCAGTCCACTTGAATGAGTGTaaatataaatgtcacttatgtcaGTATGCTACAACAAGAAAAACCAGACTAGAGAACCACATTGtttcaattcatttgaatgagaaaaaacacaaatgtcacttatgtgagtatacTGCGAACCAAAAAGTGAGTCTCCAAAACCACATAGATTCAGTCCATtttaataaaaaagaacataagtgtcacttatgtgagtttgcttCAATCTATAAAATGAACCTTCAAAACCATATAAATTcaatccatttgaataaaagagaatataaatgtcacttatgtgggtATGATACAGCTTTCAAAGGAAACCTTGTAAAACATATAAATTCTAAgcatttgaacaaaaaaaaatttgagtgtCACTTGTGTGAATACGCTTCAGCTAATAAAGGGAACCTCAATAAACATGTATATTGTGTCCATTTGAAACAATGACAACATAAGTGTCCCTTATGCGAGTATGCTGCGAACCTGAAAAAAATCCCCAAAGCCCATATAGATTGAactcatttaaataaaaaagaactTTAGGGTCATTTATGTGAGTGCCGGCAAACAAGAAGAATACCCTCAAAATAAAGAAACCATATACATGTCCCATATGTGAATATGCTACCAACCTGAAAGGaaacctcaaaatgcatatatgtatatgctaatcatttgaataaaaatgagcATAGGTGCCACTTATGTGTATATGCTGCAAGCTAGAAAGGAATCTTAAAACTCATAATAtgcatttgcaaaaaaaaaatcaaaatccgAACTCAttgtattcaatgaaaaaataggaCAAGACTTACAAATGTAAGTTTCAGCAATAAaagtgaatttcatttttttttatcgtgTATTGTTAGCTTTTTTATATAATTGTCATATACAAATCAGAGCTACTCttatttgtttaattttttggaacctttttactttttttattcattttaaatgaTGCATTAATTTGAGAAATTAAACCtgaaattatatacatatacatgcTTTTCATTTGAAgtaaattcaaaaaacgaaaacgtattgaattgaataaaaaagtgGATAAGAATAACGGcagtaaaaaaataaatgaaagtaatttccacaaatatcaCTCTTGCTCCTTCAGATTACATTTTGACTGATAATTAGTGTTGCCGAAACAATTGTTATAGAAATTATAAAGTTCATAAAGCATATGAATGGTgttcatttcaatgaaaaggTACATAAGTGTCACTCATGTGTGCATACTACTGCTTATAAAGGAAACCTCAGAACTCATATAGAATCTATCCATTTGAATTAAAGGGGATATAAATATTCAGTATACTTCAAATCATATTAAAGAGACCTTAAAATTTGTATAAAGGCATATTTTCATCTGAATTAAAATAGGGCAGTCAAGTGTCCTAAGAGACGGGAGGACTGAAATAAAGTAattgtaatagttatttataatacaagtgcagaaggcattgatattcttccacgagttcaaaattcaaaaacgagccacgaagtggcgagttttggaatgaacgagtggtagaatgagccttctgtacgagtattatacattattttcttcaattcattgcattttcattgaaattaatgaaatatttccataaatataatttagtgatttttgcattgaaaaatgttggttggcagaactgatttctttaaggcaatttgatgaattgacagataaagccgtagcggaaagttcggagtgccaacatagaataataaaatataaccatgaaaactgtgcgtttctgatatattctcatacgattttgttctacaagatgttgaagaatgaacggaataaccacagaattagagaaagaagTTTTCTAGCCTTATGTCAGTTATGGTTAATGATCTTCGTAGAACAGACTAATTTTGAAAAAGGAAGTATCGGCATTCCGGTCCCTTAAAACATTATATTCTAATTCCGGtccatagaaatataatataatttctaTGTTCAGGTTTCCCTTTTAAAAATGGCCTTCAGTATCTATTTAGAGGCCAAATTGTGCAACAAAGAAGTTTATTCATGACACATTTGGTATTCTGTGGTATGCATTGACACTATTGACAGTTAACCTTAAGCAATtagtaatttaattttatatttccaaaatCCCATAGACAAATAATTTCTCTATGCAAAATCCTATagctttttattttgtttccgATAATAACTAATTTGTCCTGTGCAAATTGATTATAGGGTTTCCCATAGACAAATAAATTCTCTATGGGGTTTCCTTTTAGGATTTAAACATttaagttggaaaaataatgttttatttattgttatcTTCGAAACATTCATCATTCAATTTATGAAggctttatgattttattacttTGAAGAAATTGCGTTATTCCCAAATTGTATAAGGTTCTTTGAGGTAACCGTCCTTTGGTTTTATATGATTTTGTTGAATATATTAGTATTTTAATGAGAGAAAGCAGTATGTATTCTTTcttgtaaaaattttcatttcgatgtTTCTCACAAAACGGACGATCTGACTACATCTTAATAATTATATACCTTAAGTGTCCAATTCCAATAAGAAGCTATAACCTTAGAAAAGTTCGGTATTACCAAATATGGAAACACAATGTACGATATTCCCAGATTCATCTGAAAAATATGTGAGTAATCACAACAGAGTAAAGTTTGAATTAGAAGGAATGGGTCAAGATGAGGATAATGATGATGATAGGatggaaaaattatcatttgatcATGAGTGAGTTATTCATTTCTGGTTTGAGAAACAAAGCATTAAATTAGTGTGACAGTATAATATTAGATTCAaacagaatttttcaattttttggaaCATAAAAGTTAAAATTCGAGAttctaaatgaaaaaatgaaattatttccttttttaacTTCTCACATTTCATTTTACATACATTTGATTGATTCTAGTGTTCAGTATACAACAAATAATGAAGATAAAAAGACTAAAATCATGGATATTGTCAACCAGTTCACCACtaaaaatggaataaaattGCCTCCCGAATATCATACAGGTGAAATtaagaaagattatagtttcAATGAGAATATTACATGTGAAGATGTTGTAAAAATTGAGCCCTTGAGCAATGAACATCCTGCTGCAACAGATGCTATCAATATCGATGAACGGAAACATAAGTGTCAGTTTTGTGATTATGCAGCAAAACAGAGTGGAAACCTTAAAAAGCATGTAGATGCTGTTCAttttaaaaaaagaaaacataaatgtcGCCTATGCGAGTTTGCTTTTGCTAATAAAGGGCATCTTAAGAGCCATGTAGATgcagttcatttgaataaaaaaagaaaaaaatgtcaCCTATGTAACTTTGCTTCTGCCTATAGACGAAGCCTCAAAACGCATTTAGAAGCTattcatttaaataaaaaaaaacataagtgcCCCTTTTGCGATTATGGTGCTAACCAGGAGAAAAACCTCAAAACGCATATAGATGTTGTTCATTTGAATAagagagaacataaatgtcagttTTGTGATTATGCAACAAACCAGAAAGTACACCTCGATTATCATGTGAAGgccattcattttaatttacgaGAGCATGCATGTCACCTATGCAAGTATGCTGCAGTTAACAAAGgaaacctcaaaaagcatatagatgctgttcatttgaataatggagcacataacaaaaaatcaaaatgttaaCAATGCAAATATGCTGCAGCTGATGAAGTGAATCTTAAAAAGCATATAGTTcattttaaaataaatgaaattaaatgcGACTTATATACTACTGCTATAAAGATTGATTGCGAAGACCATAAATCGGATGttgatttgaatgaatgaagCTTCAGTTCTTCTATTTGATAGAAATCATAATtatcacttatgtgagtatgatACAAACAAGAAAgaacaacttgaaaaaaatcacacACCACTTTTGTACATTGAGTCTTCAAGTGGAGTATGTAAAGAggataaaaaaatgtaattatccaaataaaaaaaaatgcaaaatatacaATTGAATAAAGAATTGATTTCTCCCTCTTATTTTATTTTCCCCAAGATGTATCCAGTAAatcctttttttaaatttgaatactaaaattgaatagaattttttttgccGAATGATGACAGAGCTCACGGAGCGgatatcgaagaatttttgaatgtgtttcgtggaaagaaaaaaattaatttcgtcTATTTAAATTATTGGAGACATACCATAGAccatagaattaataaaaaaaattaattttgaaaatattattgtagcgtttgtgaagttgaaattttaattgttgagattttttgtgattttggaGTTTGTGTAGCAGATTCTTCCATGTGTCGATGGCGACCAGCCAAGCACATTGTTAAGATTGATCAATCCATAGATAAATAATTTCTCTATggatcaatcaatcaataaccTCAACCAGAATCCTGTGACAGCTGACAgctcaataataatatttttgtaataatcaACTTTAGAACCTTCAGTATTCAAGGAGTCAGGCGATATCCTTCTGTTCCTTGTGTTACTCAGCTTTTGACGGAAATAATAGTATCCTTCCTTGTTTAAATTCTGTTGAACATTCATTTCCACGTTTCTTACTAAACTGACCTACTGACTGcaattcaataatattaattttgttgattcttaAGAAAGTTTGAATTTTAAGAAATTCCAGCATCACCAAAAATGGAAACAGAATGCAAAATAATCCCAGATTCACTTGAGAACACTCACAACAGAGTAAAGATTGAATTAGAAGAAATCGATGAAGATGATGTTAGgatggaaaaattattatttgaccATGAGTGAGTATTCATTTCTGGTTTGATCAACAAACCTCATATTTGATTCAACCAAACATTGAATTTATAATTGCGTAATGCTCTTAGCCATATTCATTAGGCAAaattaatttcgaattaataataaaataagttaACAGCTCTAACCTGATGTTTATTTGAATAGATGAAGAAgataatcattttgaaatatgttgCACAGAATATGAATGTAGAAATAACCAGGTTCCAAATTTTACAaaactttcaaaataaaatttcaaaagaaattgtcATCTCTTCTAACCTCTTACAAATTCCAATTAATtacaattattttattgattctaGTGTTCAATATAAAACTGATGGGGAGCATATTGAAGATAAAAAGATTAAAAGTATGGATATTGTTGATGAGTACATCGATGAAAATGGTATAAAATCGTCTTTTACATATGGGACAGGTGAAATTAAAAGAGAATATAGTTTAGATGAAAATAATACATCTAAAGATGCTGTAAAAATTGAACCCTTGAGCAATGAACATCCTTCTGCAACTCATAAAGAACAAATCAAGCACAATATAGATGATATTAATTTGGATGAACGAAAACATGAGTGTCCATTTTGTGATTATGCTTCAACTAGAAATTTCAACCTGAAAAAGCACATAGATGTTATTCATTTGAATCAACGTGAACATAAATGTCAGTTTTGTGACTACGCCTCTGCTTATAAAATACATCTCAAACACCACATGAAATttgtccatttgaatgaaaaggAGCATAAATGCCACCTTTGTGAATATGCTACATCAAGATTgtttattctgaaaaatcatatagtttctgttcatttgaatgaacAAGTACATAAATGTCATTTATGTGAGTTTACTACTGCTTATAGCAAAAACCTCAAGACTCACATAGATTCTATCCATTTAAAGAAAAGAGGATTTAAATGTAATTTATGTGAGTTCGCTACTGCTTATAATGGAAACCTTAAgaatcatatagattctgttcatttaaaGAAAAGAGgatataaatgtcacttatgtgagtatgatGCAAAGGAAAAAAGTCATCTTAAAAAacatatagattctgttcatttgaaaaaaaaagatcataaatgccacttatgtgagtatgctgcaaAAGAAAAAGGCCATCTTAAAATACATATAGATgctgttcatttgaaaaaaaaagatcataaatgccacttatgtgagtatgcttGTAATTGTAAAGGAAACCTCAAGAAACATATAAATcgcattcatttgaataaaaaagaattgaaatgtGACTGATATAAATATGCTTCCTACTAGGAAAGAgatttcaaaattcacatgGAATCTGTgcatttaaatgaaaaaaaccataaaTGCCACCATTGTGAATATTGTACAACGAGAAAATTTgttctcaaaaagcatatagatgctgttcatttcgatgaaaaattatataaatgtcacttatgcgAATATGCTACTTTTTATAAGGGAATTTTCAAGAGTCATATAGAATCTTTCCACTTGATTAAAAGAgttaaatgtcacttatgtgagtttgcatcTACtcaaaaaacaaacctcaagAAATATGTAGATGCagttcatttcaataaaaaaagcaTATAAATGTCACTCATGTGAGTTTGTTTCTCCTTTGGAAAAAATGCTCAATGGTTATATAGCTGCAGTCCATTTAATACAGGAAAACATACATAAATGCCAATCTCATGTTATCTTCAAATCTTCTGAGATCAGATAGCCAACTGACAGGATGTTTAACTCCTctattattatgttattattaagaaaaaacctcAATTATTTCTATAGGATAATCATAGAATTTAATAATGATGATATATTCTTGGTATATATCATTTTTCTCTATAACTACATTAAAATTTgcaagatgaatattttttcaagatcattatattaataaattattgtttACACTTCTACAAGTgtttttcattcagaaaaataaatctccttaataatatgaaaataaggTATTACACATGTAATACAAAACAGAGGGGAAATCTCAATtagattttgttcattttcaaagacatgaacataagtgtcacttatgtaaCTATGCTTCTTGCTCAAATCTCTCGAGATCTGACAGGAAGCTTGACTGTCCTAatattgttattgaaaaaaaccttAAATTTTTAAAGAGGACTAATATAACCTAAAAAACGATAATATAACCTTAAACATGTATATATTTTATCGAAAGAGAAAAATTTCTAAACTTAAACGAATTGAATCATTAagttgaaatgagaaaaatagtataataaaataatgtgagtAAGAGACATAatgttcaataattattttccatCTATTCGACAAATATATCCATTTTCGCCAGCTGCATAAACAGTGTCGTTTTCGCCTAGAATGAGAGTATTTACAGTAAAGCCCAGATCGCATGAACCCTTATACTCAATCTTATTGCCCTCAATTGACCATCTTTTGACGTTTTTATCCCATCCTCCACTGAAGAGATCGACTTTACCGTTGCAAGCAGCTCCAGCTAGAGAATTTATAATGAGCTCATGAGCGCCCTGAAACAGAATGCGATTATTTCGTtggctttaattttttttttaaagcaaTTGAAGAGAAGCTTGGCCAAATTTAATAAAGTACTTAATAAGATCTTTGAGTGACTTTATACCTGATACATTATTCCTTTGATAAAGGACATAAAAATAGATGATGTAGCCCATTTTGAACTAAATATTTACTTACTTTCATTTGTGTCAATTCTTTCCAATTCTtctcatcggctttttcatgaACAATTATGTCTCTTCCTTCTCTATTCGTGAAACATAATGTATTTCCAGCTAATGTGAGTGGGGCCTTACCATAAATGTTGATACGATTGATACATTGAAGGTTTTTCCCTGAAATCATATGAAATATGTAAtcatatgtaatatgtatatttttttttttcctgatgttttcaacagaatataatataattttatgttcagtttatCGTATTATTCTCAAGAATTGTACTTTTTTTggttattacaaattttttttttaaagaggtTGAGTAAAAGTAGCTATGCTAAACTTCGCctcttgatatgtatttttcattttttgaataaaggCAATTTACTATTATAAAATTTGGAaggtatattattttattaggaACTATGAGGTATATCAGGTAGAggtgattattttttatttgaatatcagAAACAGAGTGTTCCAGAGGTAGAGATTATATCTAGAAATACTCACCTTTCAATTTGACATCTGTGATAATAATATCCAGATTTGCTGTGAACAAGATGTGTCCATCAACAGCCATATCTTTAACAGGCTCAGCAATGTTCATGATTCCATAATAAACTTCGTTATTATATACTCGAATCTAAGGAAAATTAAGACCCATTTAGAAAACGATCCATAATTTACGGCAAACCATGATTTTCTATTCCTTTTTACCTCACTTATTATTCAAGATATTAGGGATACATTTTCAATCTTTCCaaaatcataattaaatttttttaaattcataaattttgGTTAACCTTAGGGGGTCTATCGATcgaacatttcattttttatctGATGGGCGCGGCATAACTCAAATTAGGAAGTTTATAACAGTATTTAACAGCTTTCAATACTTTCACTTCAAGTTTTGTTGACTGTATATCTAATTGTATTAAAACAGAACATGTGATATTAATCTCTTAATATTTATgaacaaaacataaaaataacttTAAGGTTTGCAGGTCTGTAATAAGCGCTTATACAATAAGCATCAGAAAAGCATATAGCGTGATCGCGCCAGACATCTGCTAGAAATTAGCTCAGAATTAGACATTTGAGTATGCTATGCATCAAAATAGCCATGACAAAGGCACATTGTAATACAAGGTTTATGGCACGTCAAACATAAAGACTTTGTTAACCCCGTATCTTAGTAAGCTTTTTCGTCTCTATTTTGAAGGCGATTTTTTCGTCCATTTCTGGACTGATTTCTGACACACTATGCTTTTTTCACGCTTACTATTAactcataaatatataaaagaaagGTTTAGTGTGATCCGGGGTCGACTCAAATTAGGAAGATACTGTTTATAACTTAGAAATAGACGGGAAAAAGACCTAGTGTAATACCAGGTTTGACTCAAATTAGGAAGAATCCTGTTACATAGAAATAGGCACAAGAAAGGCTCAAAATGATACCGAGTTAACTCAAATTGGGAAGAACGCTGTCTATAACCCAGACATTGACGCGAGAAAGGCCTTGTGTAATACAGGGCTGACTCAATTAGGAAGGTCTAACTTAGAAATAGGAACAAGAAAGGCCCAAAATGATACCGAGTTAACTCAAATTGGGAAGAACGCTGTCTATAACCCAGACATTGACGCGAGAAAGGCCTAGTGCAATACAGGGTTGACTCAATTAGGAAGGTCTAACTTAGAAATAGGAACAAGAAAGGCCCAAAATGATACCGAGTTAACTCAAATTGGGAAGAACGCTGTCTATAACCCAGACATTGACGCGAGAAAGGCCTTGTGTAATACAGGGCTGACTCAATTAGGAAGGTCTAACTTAGAAATAGGCACAAGAAAGGCCCGAAATGATACCGAGTTAACTAAAATTGGGAAGAACACTGTTTATAACCCAGACATTGACGCGAGAAAGGCCTAATGTAATACAGGGTTGACTCAATTAGGAAGGTCTAACTTAGAAATAGGCACAAGAAAGGCCCAAAATGATACCGAGTTAACTAAAATTGGGAAGAACAATGTCTATAACCCAGACATTGACGCGAGAAAGGCCTAATGTAATACAGGGTTGACTCAATTAGGAAGGTCTAACTTAGAAATAGGCACAAGAAAGGCCCAAAATGATACCGAGTTAACTAAAATTGGGAAGAACAATGTCTATAACCCAGACATTGACGCGAGAAAGGCCTAATGTAATACAGGGTTGACTCAAATTAGGAAGGATACTCTAACTTAGAAATATAGGCACAAGAAAGGCCCAATGTGATACCGAGTTAACTAAAATTGGGAAGAACACTGTCTATACTTAGGAATTGACGTGAGATAGGTCTAGTGTAATAGGGGGCTTACTCACATTCCCTTGGTCATCTCCAACATACAAATACCCATCACTCCAAGCAACTctccaaaattcgaaatttggtTGGTTGAGAAGTGTTTTCTT carries:
- the LOC123674908 gene encoding zinc finger autosomal protein-like produces the protein METECKIIPDSLENTHNRVKIELEEIDEDDVRMEKLLFDHDVQYKTDGEHIEDKKIKSMDIVDEYIDENGIKSSFTYGTGEIKREYSLDENNTSKDAVKIEPLSNEHPSATHKEQIKHNIDDINLDERKHECPFCDYASTRNFNLKKHIDVIHLNQREHKCQFCDYASAYKIHLKHHMKFVHLNEKEHKCHLCEYATSRLFILKNHIVSVHLNEQVHKCHLCEFTTAYSKNLKTHIDSIHLKKRGFKCNLCEFATAYNGNLKNHIDSVHLKKRGYKCHLCEYDAKEKSHLKKHIDSVHLKKKDHKCHLCEYAAKEKGHLKIHIDAVHLKKKDHKCHLCEYACNCKGNLKKHINRIHLNKKELKCD
- the LOC123674911 gene encoding myosin heavy chain kinase B is translated as MKVSVNASNEDKHDLDVNHLIYVKHKLYSGSDDGKIKVWTPDLKLLTEVQAHPCSVYCLTASEDTLYSSSNDGTVKTWTLDDLKEKKTLLNQPNFEFWRVAWSDGYLYVGDDQGNIRVYNNEVYYGIMNIAEPVKDMAVDGHILFTANLDIIITDVKLKGKNLQCINRINIYGKAPLTLAGNTLCFTNREGRDIIVHEKADEKNWKELTQMKGAHELIINSLAGAACNGKVDLFSGGWDKNVKRWSIEGNKIEYKGSCDLGFTVNTLILGENDTVYAAGENGYICRIDGK
- the LOC123674909 gene encoding zinc finger protein 64-like isoform X2; protein product: METQCTIFPDSSEKYVSNHNRVKFELEGMGQDEDNDDDRMEKLSFDHDTTNNEDKKTKIMDIVNQFTTKNGIKLPPEYHTGEIKKDYSFNENITCEDVVKIEPLSNEHPAATDAINIDERKHKCQFCDYAAKQSGNLKKHVDAVHFKKRKHKCRLCEFAFANKGHLKSHVDAVHLNKKRKKCHLCNFASAYRRSLKTHLEAIHLNKKKHKCPFCDYGANQEKNLKTHIDVVHLNKREHKCQFCDYATNQKVHLDYHVKAIHFNLREHACHLCKYAAVNKGNLKKHIDAVHLNNGAHNKKSKC
- the LOC123674909 gene encoding zinc finger protein 64-like isoform X1; this translates as METQCTIFPDSSEKYVSNHNRVKFELEGMGQDEDNDDDRMEKLSFDHDVQYTTNNEDKKTKIMDIVNQFTTKNGIKLPPEYHTGEIKKDYSFNENITCEDVVKIEPLSNEHPAATDAINIDERKHKCQFCDYAAKQSGNLKKHVDAVHFKKRKHKCRLCEFAFANKGHLKSHVDAVHLNKKRKKCHLCNFASAYRRSLKTHLEAIHLNKKKHKCPFCDYGANQEKNLKTHIDVVHLNKREHKCQFCDYATNQKVHLDYHVKAIHFNLREHACHLCKYAAVNKGNLKKHIDAVHLNNGAHNKKSKC